The genomic interval tctgcagggagctgcagcgatGTCTGTGCACATCCAGCTCCATCCTGCTCAGGTCGCCCTCGGTCCTGGCACTCTGCAGGTCCTGCTGGCACTTGTCCTTCTCCTGGGTCACTTTGGTCAGCTCGGCCTGGCTCTGctgcctgctgccctccagggttCTCTTGGACAAGCTGGCCTGGTCCAGCTGCcgctgcagctgcagcttctcagcTTGAGGGGAGTTGGGGGACAGGGTTTGGctctgggggatttgggatccgggGGTTTGGGTccccccaggtgccaccccaTGGCTTGGGGTGACGCctctgcctggggctgctcatgtgggggtgctgggggtgcccaggagATTGGGGAGGGAGAATTGGGGGTCCCCAAGGAGTAAGAAGGGGAtgctgggggtccccaggggtTTTTTGGGGCTGGGGGTGTCTCTTACCGGTGCAGGTGTTGTTGATGAGGGTGGTGATCACCTGGCACTCTTTCAGCCTCAGCTGCTGGAACAGGAGCTCCCGCAGCTGCattggaggaagaggaggaggagaggggtcAGAGAATCCCAAAAGGACCCCTGGGCACCACTTCAGGGGCTTTGAGAGAGCtccagggaggaagaggaggagaaggaagagaatGCCAAGATTGGGACCCCCTTGACCAAAATCCCCTGGCACTTTCTGGGGTCCCCTCGCTGTCACCACCTGCAGGGACGAGGAGGCGACAGCAGCGTCACCCGCAGGTGGTGCCACCCTCCCGCGGGATTCCCAGGAGCCCGGGCTCACCTGTGGGATGCTGCTGGAGGCCTGGCTGCTGTTACACTTCTCCAGCTCCTTCTGCGCCTTCAGCGCCATCCCCTGCACCTTGTCCCTGTCCTTCAGGGTGGCGTTGAGCGTGCGGCTCAGGTTGGCGTTGGTGGCACCCAGGGCGACAATCCTGCGGTAGTGGCTCTGCacctgctcctccagcagcctCAGGTGGGTGTCGGTGCCCGCCTGGGCGTTCCCGTACACCATGAAGAGCACGAGCCCCAGGATGATCAGGAATTGGATCAGCGAGGTGAAAAGGAAAATGTATTTGAGGTAAAAACCGCAGTCGCGCTTCGGCATCGCCTCCTTGTGCTCCAGCCCGAACTTGGCCATGGCGAAGCTGCTCTTCTCCATCCTCGCCGCCGCTCTGGCCGCCCCACCCCGTGGGGACCGCGCTTTTCAGGGGGCCGCACCGGGGCGGGGCTGCTCCCGCCGCCGTGTTTATATCCCAGGATTTAATATTTCCTCCTGCCGGgctccttcctgctgtgccggatGCTCCCGGGGACCCGCCGGGTTATCAGGGCACAGCTTCTGCTGGGCTTGTTGTTCCTGAAGTGtggtaaggaaaaagaaaaggaaatttcattccCTCCATCCCATTTCGGTGGCTGGCATGCCCCTGGAATTGTCTGCAATTGTCTcctgccccaaaattcccactccCGGCGTGGGAATTGCAGGGAATTCAATCCCACTGGGTGATCTGGGCCCTGGGGTTGTTGTTCCTggagtggaggggaaaaaaaaggggatttCATTCCCTCCATCCCATTTCGGTGCCTGGCGCGCCCCTGGAATTGTCTGCAATTGTCTcctgccccaaaattcccactccTGGCACGGGAATTCCAGAGAATTTGATCCCGCCGGGTGATCGGGgcgcagcttctgctgggatTGTTGCTCCTGGAgtggagaggggggaaaaaagtgggaATCCATTCCTTGCAACGCATTTCAGTGCCCGGCGCATCCCTGGAATTTCCTCCCGCCCCAAAATCACGGGATTCGATTCGATGCCATCCCATTTTGGTGTCCTGCGCTCCTGGAATTGCCTGGATTTTGCCTGGAATTGTTTGGAATTGCCTGGAATTGATTAGAATTGTCGGGAATTGCCTCccgccccaaaattcccaccccTGGCGCGGGAATTGCAGCGCTGATCCCGCCGAGAGTGCCGGGCGGGACCCCGAGGGTGGCACGGGGGTGGCACACGGGGACAGCTCGGGTGGCACCGAGTGAGGCAGGGACGAAGCCCCCGTGggaaggcagggcagggacagggacagggaccgggagcagctctgccgtggcTTCCCAGCATCCTTGGGTGCGCTTTGAAGAGGGTTTCCAGGAAAGTTGGATTTTCCTGCGGCCGCATCCTGTGCAAAGGGCAGCGACGCATCCGGGCCTCCCCAACCCCGAGCCCCCCGACCCGCCGGGAGGAGACAGAGGAGACATCCCAGTGTCCCGCCCCCTCCCCGAGCCCCCCGTTCCCTCAAGGGATGCCCCCCGAGCCGCcgggaggggacagaggtgacatcccggtgtccccgtgaGCCATTCCCAGCggaggatcccaaatcccaaacttgGGTGGGGCCAGAGCGGCCCCCCAGCCCTGAGAGGGTTCGGGATGGGGAGGGGAACTGGGAACGGCATCCCCGAACTGGGAACAAAGTTCCCAAACTGGGAACAGCATTCCCACGGTGTGGGGATGGGTTAATCAGGGCGGGGGTTAATTGGAGGGGTTAATTTGGGAATGGGAGGGGATATGTGGCGTCCTGGGAGGCTGCGAGGAGCCCTCGGGATGGGATCCGGGATGGGGCATCCCAAAGGTGACACCGGCGACTCGGGGGCGCGGGTGGCAGTGTCCCCTCGGGGGGATCCAGGGATGGCGGTGTCCCCCCtcgggggtggcactgtccccgcGGGTGACTCACTGTTATTTGCAGCTCAGGAAAAGGAAGCGGCGGTAGCTGAGAATGGCTCCGGCAGCGACACCGGCCGGGCCATCGCAGACACTTCCCGGTCCCCGAGGGACGcggggcagccagggcaggaaaCAGCCACCGGCCAGGGTCAGCGCCCGGGGCGCCCCGCGGTTCGGCCCCCCCGAACCCCCCGGAACCCCTCGGAACaccccggggacccccccggaACCCCCCGGGCGTCCTGCGGGGCTGGGGGATCGCGACATCCCcacgggatggggacagggggacagtggCCGTAGCCAGGACCTCGACACCCCCAGACGCCTGGTTtgaggtggcactgagggacaaAGGGCAGTGTCTCCCGCTTCAGCCATGCCACCCCAAACTCCACCCTTTTCCCTGCGCTcagtcccctccatgtccccaaggcCGCCCCGACCCGCAGGGACCCGCAGGGAGCGGGATCGGGGTGGGGACACGGTGACAACCCCGGCTCTGCCACTCCCGGCTGGGCGGAGCCACCGTGGCGGCGATGTCCCCGTGAAGGGACAGAcactgggggtggccccatgacAGGGTGTGGCTCTGAGTCCCCCAGTCCCTCCTCGGGGTGTTTTGGGGTTCGGGATAGAGGAAATCCCTGGAGTTTAGGGGCACGTTtgggtttggggagggggcagtTGGGGTCAGAGGAGCAGGGGACAGCGagctggtggcacagggacatgTTCTGGTGAGCAGCGCAGCTTTTATTGCCCaatctcccccaaatcccccagattCGAGCTGTTCCCGGGTTCACATCCATCATTCCGAGGATGTGGCCGGAGCTTCCAGAGGGGATTCCAGGGAGATCCGTGCCCGGGATGagccaaaactgccccaaaaagctgagaagggacccccctgtcccctgtctggCTGCGATGGGGACACGGCAAGAGTGGGACACGGGATGGTGGCACAAAGGGgtcgggattgggatcgggatcggggTCGGGAccaggatcaggattgggatcaggacaTGGGATGAGATCAGGATCCAGTGGGGCCAGGAATCACAGTGGGATCAGGGATCAATGGCATCAGGACGTGGGATGCGATCAGGGATTGATGGGATCAGGGATTGATGGGATCAGGGATCAGTGGGATCAGGGAATCAATGGGATCAGGGATCAATGGATCAATGGGATCAGGACTCAATGGGATCAGGGGATCAATGGGATGAGGACCcgtgtcccacccccagggctccCGCGCTGCGCTGGCGGCTCCGGGGCCGAGCCAGCCCCGCAGGTGGCAGCGCTGGGGACATCGCGGCACCGGGGATGTGGCCGAGGGGGCTGCGGGACCTCAGCCCTTCCTGCAAGGGGAGGGACGGGGAGTGAGTCCCGCACGGGTCCTGCTGCCCCGGGGACACGGCGACAAGGGCGGTGAAGCCGCCGCTCCTTGCTGCCCCTCCTCCCGGGGGTGTCCCCTCTTCCCGGGGGTGTCCCCTCTTCCCAGGATGTCCCCCCGTGCGGGATTTCCCAGTCCGTGGGTTGTGACACCTTCCTGGGTTGTCCCTTTCCCGCATTGTCCCCCTCCCTGAGCTGTCCCCCCTCTCCGGGCTGTCCCCCTCGGTCTGTCCCCCTCTCAGAGTTGTCCCCTCGGGCTGTCCCCCCCCGTCCGGGCCCTCCCCCCTCCCCGGGTCCCCCAAGTACCGCTGGCCCGGGGAACACCTGCGCCCGCTGCCTctgtcccggccccgccgccgcagcATCTCCAGCTCGGCCGCGTAGTCCCGGCTGTGGGGACAGCGGTGACACATTGGGGGGTGGCCCTGACcccggctggggacacgggggtccccagggggaggagggacaggacagggcgTCCCTaaaaggggacagggacagggaaagggaggaGCGGACTGGGGGGACACATGAGGGGGTCTCCatgaggagggagggacaggacagggtgTCACAAGGGTGGGGGTGTGGCTGCTCTGGGGGTGGCCCACCCTGAGGAGGGTGACGAGGACCTTAGAGGGGGATGTCCCCGGGGGACAGAGGGATgatccctggggacagggggtgtCCCCGAGGGACAGGGGTGTCACCAAGGACCAGGGCCCTTACAGGctgtcctgcagctccctctgtCGCGCCTCGCAGCGCTCCCGGCGCTCCCGCTGCTCCTCCAGCGCCTCCTGCAGCCGCCCCCGCAGCTCCCGCGCCTGCTCCGCGCCCCGCGCCACCTCCTCTGGGGACAGCGGCGACACCGGCGTCACCCCAGGGCGGAGCGCAGCCCCCTCGGGCCGGGCTCCCCGCGGGGGGACAGAGCTCACCTTGCAGCGCCACTTTGTCATCGGCCAGCTGCGCCCGCTCGCGCCGCAGCGCCACCAGCTCGTCCCCCAGCGCGGTGACATtggcctccagcctggcctggggacaggggacccgtggGGACAACCGTGAGCAGTGTCCTCTCCACCCCTCCGCCACTCTCGACTCTTCTTCTGCTGCCAgagccctcctgctcctctgcctcactgccactcctgtccccaaTCTGTCCCCACGCTCCTGGTGGCCTTGGGTCCTCCACTCATCCTCCTCCAAAGGTGGGGTACATAGATTTGAGGACAATCCCTCTGCCCTGGAGGGACGGCTCATCCTGAGGGTGGGGAGCACAGGAGAGCCCCAGGTCACCCACGTCCCCAAGGGTCCCCCTGCTCCTGGTGGCCTTGGGTGCCTGTCCCCCTCCCATCACGTCCCTCAAAGCGTTGGGGATGTGGCTTTGGGGACAATCCCTCCTTCCTGAAGTGACACTCCTCCTGGGGGAGCTATGGCCTGTCCCAGCAGGCCGAGGTCAGCCCGCGGGTGCCACCGGTggtgccagggaggggacagggggacaggagctCTCCAagaggctgcccagccctgcccggctcccggcGCCAGCCCCGGGAAACGGGGACATTTTCCAGCCTCTCCGGGCCATTGTTCAGCCGGATGAGCCCGAGAGGGGCGGCGGGACCCGGCTCTTCCTCCGGGCCCTTTCCCGGCTGCGACCACAGCTAAAAATACCCGGGAAGGACAAACCCAGGAGCTgcggccccgccgctgcctc from Melospiza melodia melodia isolate bMelMel2 chromosome 7, bMelMel2.pri, whole genome shotgun sequence carries:
- the PLVAP gene encoding plasmalemma vesicle-associated protein isoform X2 is translated as MEKSSFAMAKFGLEHKEAMPKRDCGFYLKYIFLFTSLIQFLIILGLVLFMVYGNAQAGTDTHLRLLEEQVQSHYRRIVALGATNANLSRTLNATLKDRDKVQGMALKAQKELEKCNSSQASSSIPQLRELLFQQLRLKECQVITTLINNTCTAEKLQLQRQLDQASLSKRTLEGSRQQSQAELTKVTQEKDKCQQDLQSARTEGDLSRMELDVHRHRCSSLQSDVSEKILRVLDLAKQYQCKEAEKELGQIRERVEELLRRQKERDSLFVWRSSCELSVQQCRHNCSRDTQELQQRIQGLEKLQKDGEEERKRLQADKEKVGKELEEKRKAAAAMEESLRQQLGVCMGTKMSHLDLPGSRGPGSAARSSSFPGTGAYMELLKNPATLGTMGMQNPVELQQMLQLMEQYTATLKNASG
- the PLVAP gene encoding plasmalemma vesicle-associated protein isoform X1, with amino-acid sequence MEKSSFAMAKFGLEHKEAMPKRDCGFYLKYIFLFTSLIQFLIILGLVLFMVYGNAQAGTDTHLRLLEEQVQSHYRRIVALGATNANLSRTLNATLKDRDKVQGMALKAQKELEKCNSSQASSSIPQLRELLFQQLRLKECQVITTLINNTCTAEKLQLQRQLDQASLSKRTLEGSRQQSQAELTKVTQEKDKCQQDLQSARTEGDLSRMELDVHRHRCSSLQSDVSEKILRVLDLAKQYQCKEAEKELGQIRERVEELLRRQKERDSLFVWRSSCELSVQQCRHNCSRDTQELQQRIQGLEKLQKDGEEERKRLQADKEKVGKELEEKRKAAAAMEESLRQQLGVCMGTKMSHLDLPGSRGPGSAARSSSFPGTGAYMELLKNPATLGTMAGMQNPVELQQMLQLMEQYTATLKNASG